One region of Bacteroidia bacterium genomic DNA includes:
- the ssb gene encoding single-stranded DNA-binding protein, with the protein MAYSINKVQLIGNLGKDPEIRHVNDQSVAQFPLATTEVYKDRSGDRKEVTEWHNIVAWRWMADVSEKQLKKGSKVFIEGKIRSRSWDDKDGNKRYITEILTDNIIPFEKRESDGQGGNNYSSSVQSGSPTPEASDAGSEEDDLPF; encoded by the coding sequence ATGGCTTATTCAATTAACAAAGTACAGCTAATCGGCAACTTAGGCAAAGACCCTGAAATCCGTCATGTGAATGATCAATCAGTAGCACAATTTCCCTTAGCTACTACGGAAGTCTATAAGGATCGCTCCGGAGACAGAAAGGAAGTAACGGAATGGCATAATATAGTGGCCTGGCGATGGATGGCAGATGTTTCTGAGAAACAGTTAAAAAAGGGCAGTAAAGTCTTTATCGAAGGAAAAATCCGCTCCCGGAGCTGGGATGATAAAGATGGAAACAAGCGCTACATCACTGAAATATTAACAGATAATATTATTCCTTTTGAAAAAAGAGAAAGTGATGGACAAGGCGGCAACAATTACAGCAGTTCTGTGCAATCAGGAAGTCCCACCCCTGAAGCGTCTGACGCTGGTTCAGAAGAGGATGATCTTCCTTTCTGA